The DNA window ttctgttttgATGGGCTGTTTTGCTGGCATATTGTATATGCCCGCCGCAACGAATGCTCGTGCTTTTTGGCTTGGAACATATCAGTTAAGATCTAATTTGAGTATGGTATACTGTGGATGGTTTGCTAGAATGATCCTATATGCTTCCTTTTTATTGCCATTTTTCTCAACATTGCTTTGGATTACTCCATTATTTGACATTCTTATTGATAAGAACATTGATAATAGTGGCGGAACACATTTGAATTCAAGCGCCAATGATGGACATGTGGGTTTTATACGATCAGACTTGACAAAATTTAGGCTCTGGTGCTTGTTGCTATCAGGTCTTATTCAAATAATTGCTTTACGGACAAATTTGCAAATGTATTTGAATGAAGCTTTGTTGCCCTGGTACCAGCGATTGCATGCCAGCAAAGTTCCCGATTTGGATTTTAGTAGAGCCAAAGTTTTCCTGCACAGTCACTACTTATGCCTTGTAGTCTTGCAATTTTTTGCGCCTCTTATCCTGGTACTTCGCTCTCTTTGGATTATCTCAGATTGAAGGAAGCTCATTTAAGAATTTTCAATTCTTATGCAGTTTACTTCCTTGTACTTCTTTTATGAAAGAAATGACTTTATTTATGGCTTGGTGAATTATGTTTCTCTGGACTGTTTTTACTTCAGGTTGCCTATTATTGTACCGTCATGGCATTTTGTATGTTTCTTGATCCACTCGCTTTTTGGTGGCTTTCAATTCTGAAACCGAGACTTCAATCGTTGTCGTGTGTTTGCAACTGATTCTTTATCCACTTAATTGATACAAATGCAATACATTGAGAGACACAAGATACATTGGCAGTTGTTTTCTTGTCTTCTTCTTTTGTGAAGTTAGCTGCAAATTGAGAATTAAAGCAAGAATCGTAATGAGTCGCCctcatttgttttcaattgaTTGCTTTGTATTGCAAGAAAGTTGCTATATGATATATCTCTTTAAGTCTTATAATTTTAGTTTCACCCTTCTCTTAAGTAAGCTGTACTATACAAACATTCTAGCTGTGTGTATAAAAGAACTTTGCTTTCTCTGTAGGGACAATATTTTCCATGTAAATCTGTGTAGCATTCTGTCATTATCAGCAttttaagcttttcccacatgCTTAGCATTACTTTAGAGAGATGTCTGAGATTTTACATGGGCTTTATTAGATTATATAAGTGCCAGAATTCCAATTCTACATCTTAAATGAGTTGAAATTGTCAATGCTCGATATTTCTTTTAATATGTGGAAATGATTTTGTCAACACCATTTactattaaacgtttttttagCTGGTAGTTATAGTTCTGTTCTTTCTTTGTGGCagatgaaaatgaaaggtgCTAGTAGTTGATATATATGTTCAGCCTGTTACTCTAGTTAATGTACaaaataaattgcaaaataACTACTGAAATGTCCTCAAAATGTGTTGATATGATTTATATTTGGTGATGAACACATGTAATTTCACTTCTATGCATATTGTTGTTGACGGCTTATACGTTAAGCGCTGTTGTGTAATGGGGGATTTTTGACAAAGAAGTGTCCCCCTCAATTTACTATGagttttttagacaaatacctcCAAAACACCTAAATATTCTCAAGAGCACCTAttgactaaaattaattaaaatttacagTTTGACTAATGTTTTGTTGCAAAAATAAACTTTGTGTTTTGAAAAGTACGATTTGTTATGGATGAAGAAGAACTTATTGCAGTTACTGATATTGCTTTGAAATTTTATGGTTTCCACATATGGTGCCTCCTTGCATCTTCTTCATTGTTCCTTTCACTCTGATTAATCACAAGACTTGCTATTCAACGTTTTGATCCAATCTATCGATTTTTCTTCCATTACTGCTACAAAAGAttgattgagaaaaaaattgatCGGGATTTGTCAATTTTCTGTTTTCAGCTCTTTTGTTGATCTATTGATTTGTTGATTTCTTCAATCACTGACTATCGATCAGAATTTGTTGATTGTCGCTTTATTGATTGTGATAAAATCCGTGAAAATGGTGAATTACTTTAGCAAAGACTGCATTAATGGTCGTTGCCGCCGGTGGAGAAGCTCTGTTCAAAATTGCTTGAAGGTTTCCAGTTGGGTTACCTTTTGCAGTAattgttctttttttgtttttgggttTTTTAGTTGTAATTTCTAAAATTCTGATCTTTCTATATGATTCATATTGTTTTTCATTCTTAATGTTGAATTTAGCAAGCAATTGTATGTTATCTTAATGTCAAAGTTCAACCTTGTTTAAACTTTAAAGTACTTAAATTTATCAAGAAACAGATTGAAGGTAAATTTCTAGTTGGGTTACCTGTACATTTAGGGATTTGCAGCAGTTGAAGGTTTTGGGTTTACATTCTAACAAGTTTGGAGGAAATATTAGAGATGTTTGAAGTGAGTAACATAgtaaatttcattaaattataATGCAGATGATTAACAATGAAATTCATTATGTTACTTTTAATCACAATATGTAAATCACATGTTCTAAAAATCCAGTTTAAGTCATGAATTTAAAACGAGTTGAATAACTACTTCACATCAACAAAATTTAACTTCATACTTCACTGCTACTTCaatactataatttttaatattttataggtAGTTATTAATGGAGCATTAAAACAAATAGGCGGGCAGTAAGACACGAAAGCTAGAGGTATGAAAATGTTGGCGATTTGGTTTAGGTGAAGTGGACATGACATAACATTATAACAAATATGTTGGGTTTGGGCaaattattttgctaattaattattgttttttgtcATAATTTATGCATCACCTgtaaattcataattaaaaacacTCATGGCTTTCAATTCAATCATATTCtatatgaaaatttatcaaatatcgGAAATTTACAATTagattatcaaatatttatctataatttgtaataaagtaaaatatatactaaaatataatttactaTGAGTTAACTAACAATGTACTAAATAGATACTGAATTCATAAAACTAAACAAAGATAACAGCCAATATTCATAGGTTTAGAAAACATTACTATACaacaaaataatccaaacaaacaactaaaattaaaaatccatATACTAGACAATCACaagttttaaatctttttttttcatttttgcatTTGTCGATTTCACATTCGTCTTCTTAACTTCAACCTCTTCGTCACTATCAATATTTTCAGCCATCTTCATGTTCCCATATCGGTACAAAAAAAAACTGCAATAAACTCCCGCTGTTGatcaacaaaaatatataaaatagtaaCCCTTTAGTGAACTGTTAGAAActatttagtaaaaaataataaatataattaaaataaagagatgCTTTTCCATGACTGCAATTGGAATGATTCAAAATATCAAGTTACACATGTAAGTAAGATTTTGAAGAAAAACGAGCACaaagtacaattaaaatgacagACATATGaggaaaaaaatatagaatttgGTAAACATAAAAACACCATTCGAAAACCTATAGCAAACCATTAAATCTGATAAACAGAAAAAACACCATTAAAAAACGTATAGCAAACCATTAGATAATAATTGGATAACCAACAACAAAACCATTACAAATACACAAgtgaaaaaaatacataaaaaattaagagcattatcaaaaaataattataaatttaccaacggttaacTCAATGTTTACtaacaatattattaaaattaaatttattgttatacgattagtaaaccattggtaAACCAATAACAAAATCATTACAatcataaattacaaaataaaattacaaaacataacGGGTTTGATTTTTCTCTTTCAAGTGGAGACTCCATTTTTCTTCCGATTCGAATGTCTTTGTTATAACATCATTCATTTTGtttctcttaattaataaaaagagaTTATCGAATAGGCCTCTATAAGCACTCGCCCATTTGAGATTCGTCGATTACTAAATACCTTTAATTTGGATTAATTGCAACACAATAGTATTGTTGATGATTAAATTAGGCACCTGATTATGTTTCATTCCTTTTGAAAACCTTATCcatgttgggttttattggttcataacgaagcggaatttcaaaaatttatctaaaaaacccaaaccaagatccatgtaattcgaattaacagaataagcacttacttgtatgtcgaattcaacagcaatgtaggaatgAAGGAGGtagttcactttggtgatacctggcctcggatcagaaacgcctccaaaagaacgcgtcctctacgagtatccacacgaacagaccttagccaaaactagtgcttgtgtgctagcactattgcttcacaagcaatttcgatttttagtgatttaatgaataatgaatttcgtgattctcaaaccaattgcttaatgtgtatttatagtgataaacaacactagggtttgagacaaattcgaatttcaatctcat is part of the Mercurialis annua linkage group LG3, ddMerAnnu1.2, whole genome shotgun sequence genome and encodes:
- the LOC126673680 gene encoding uncharacterized protein LOC126673680, whose protein sequence is MCFFGVLGFILGCLICSGAARAFLDFDFGSIYAKWRFFISVLMGCFAGILYMPAATNARAFWLGTYQLRSNLSMVYCGWFARMILYASFLLPFFSTLLWITPLFDILIDKNIDNSGGTHLNSSANDGHVGFIRSDLTKFRLWCLLLSGLIQIIALRTNLQMYLNEALLPWYQRLHASKVPDLDFSRAKVFLHSHYLCLVVLQFFAPLILVAYYCTVMAFCMFLDPLAFWWLSILKPRLQSLSCVCN